DNA sequence from the Maridesulfovibrio frigidus DSM 17176 genome:
TGAGATCAATCTTATCTCTACTTTTCTTGCGAACCGCATCGCTCCAAAAATCATCAAACTTGCTCGCATCAGAAATGAAGACTACACAAAGTATCCAGAGATGTTTACAGAAGGTGATCTTAGAATTGATACCCTTATTAATCCTGATGAAGAAGTCGTTGAATCCATATTAAGAGTTATGAGTGTTCCCGGAGCCGTCGAAATCAATGACTTCGTTGGCGGTAAGGTTCGTCTTATCGGAGTGAAGCTTCCGAAAGAAAGCCCGCTCACTGGCGTAACACTCATGAACATCAAAGAACACCTCGGCGGTGTTGATGTTGTTATCGCGGCCTTAGTACGCGAAGACAGACTAATTATTCCTGGTGGTCTTGATACAATTGAAGAAGGCGATATTGTTTATTTTGCATGTGTTCGCGATCAGCAAGATAAACTATTGAAACTTGCTGGAATTCTTTCTGATCCAATTCGTAAAGTTCTTATAGTTGGCGGCGGAAACGTTGGACTTCTTCTTGCCCAAGCTCTCGATAACAAAAAATTTCATACAAGACTTCTCGACCGCGACCCAGAACGGTGCGCTGAACTTTCTGAGAATCTGGACCGGATTATTGTCTTACACGGCGATGGAACGGACCAAGACTTACTGAAAGAAGAGAATGTCGGCGACCTTGATATGGTCATATCTGTTACTGGTGATGAGGAGATGAATATTCTATCTTGCCTACTCGCTAAAAATTTAGGAGCGCGCAAGACAATTACCCGCATCAGTAATTTTGCATACATTCCTCTGATTGAACCGATTGGTATTGATCATCTTGTTTGCCCTAGACTTTCCGCAATTAATTCTATTTTACATTTTGTCAGACAAGGTAAAGTTATTTCTGCCGTTTCCATTAAAGGGGAAGAAGCTGAAGCTCTTGAAGCTATTGCACAAGAGAACTCAGGAATCGTAGGCAAACCAATTATGGATCTTCATCTACCGAAGGGTACTCTGATTCTATGCTTCCAGCGCGGCGAAGAAGTTATCATCCCGACAGGTCTAACGGTTATTGAGCCGAACGACAGACTGCTCATTATTTCAACACGCAAAAATATTTCAGCAATCGAAGACGCTCTCACCACTAAGTTGGAGTATTACTAATGCGTTGGAAGGTTGTTCTGCACATTATCGGAGCACTCGTTTTGTGCGTCGGTCTTACAATGATAATGCCTCTCGGATTTTCATTGTACTACCAAGACTCCGGCATAATGCCCTTAATCCAGTCAATGGTGATTTCTTGCCTTTGTGGATTAGGGCTTTTCTATGGTTTTCGCAGCAAAGACGAGAACAAAGGACTAAGTCACAGAGAGGGGATGGCAATTGTCGCACTCGGCTGGGTTGCGGCTGGTTTTTTCGGTTCACTCCCATTCTATTTAGGTGATGTCTTCACCAACAACGTAGATTGTTTTTTTGAATCATTATCAGGCTTTACCACAACTGGTTCGTCAGTAATGAATGATATTGAAAGTGTTGCGAAAGGAATACTTTTCTGGCGCAGTCTTACTCATTGGCTAGGCGGAATGGGTATTATTGTTCTCTCGCTTGCTATTCTTCCTTTCCTCGGCGTCGGCGGTATGCAGCTTTATAAAGCAGAAGTTCCCGGACCAGTGCCGGATAAGCTTAAGCCGCGCATTAAAGATACAGCCCTAGTACTGTGGAAAGTTTATCTACTTTTCTCCGGCATTGAATTTGTCTTACTTATGTTTGGTGGTATGGATGTTTTCGATGCTCTTTGTCACACCTTCGGAACACTCGCAACAGGCGGATTTTCTACCAAAAATACTTCTGTAGCCTATTTTAACAGTGCCTATATTGATTACGTAATTACTTTCTTTATGTTAGTTGCCGGAATAAATTTCAGCCTTCATTACCAGATGTTAAAAGGGCGTCCTTTACTATTATGGCG
Encoded proteins:
- the trkA gene encoding Trk system potassium transporter TrkA produces the protein MRVIIVGAGEVGFNVARRLSGENKDVVVIDKNSKALTRVSETLDVQTILGSGSNPEILEQAGVQEADIFLAVTDKDEINLISTFLANRIAPKIIKLARIRNEDYTKYPEMFTEGDLRIDTLINPDEEVVESILRVMSVPGAVEINDFVGGKVRLIGVKLPKESPLTGVTLMNIKEHLGGVDVVIAALVREDRLIIPGGLDTIEEGDIVYFACVRDQQDKLLKLAGILSDPIRKVLIVGGGNVGLLLAQALDNKKFHTRLLDRDPERCAELSENLDRIIVLHGDGTDQDLLKEENVGDLDMVISVTGDEEMNILSCLLAKNLGARKTITRISNFAYIPLIEPIGIDHLVCPRLSAINSILHFVRQGKVISAVSIKGEEAEALEAIAQENSGIVGKPIMDLHLPKGTLILCFQRGEEVIIPTGLTVIEPNDRLLIISTRKNISAIEDALTTKLEYY
- a CDS encoding TrkH family potassium uptake protein, yielding MRWKVVLHIIGALVLCVGLTMIMPLGFSLYYQDSGIMPLIQSMVISCLCGLGLFYGFRSKDENKGLSHREGMAIVALGWVAAGFFGSLPFYLGDVFTNNVDCFFESLSGFTTTGSSVMNDIESVAKGILFWRSLTHWLGGMGIIVLSLAILPFLGVGGMQLYKAEVPGPVPDKLKPRIKDTALVLWKVYLLFSGIEFVLLMFGGMDVFDALCHTFGTLATGGFSTKNTSVAYFNSAYIDYVITFFMLVAGINFSLHYQMLKGRPLLLWRDPEFRFFGVVTAVITVIVTIVVYAANDYETVADTFRYTSFQVASIMSTTGYATADYEIWPALAQGLLLFCMFLGGCAGSTSGGMKHLRIMLLLKQSYQEIFRIIHPRSVNRVKLGKTVVKPETMNDILGFAVLWIALLVICGLVVAATGVDVVSAFSASLACIGNIGPGIGSVGPTDNFSHIPEVGKWALIFCMLLGRLEIYTVIVLCVPEFWRK